One Chloroflexota bacterium DNA segment encodes these proteins:
- a CDS encoding NTP transferase domain-containing protein: protein MNVIIPTAGLGTRLRPHTHTRPKPLVPVAGKAVIGHLLDKLKVLPLDDVVFITGYLGTQIEEYVRKNYNFKSHFVEQTELKGQAHAIALAREMVSGPTLILFVDTIFEANLNVLNQTDADGVIYVSEVEDPSRFGVALLEDGIITKLVEKPSTPVSNLALIGAYYVREVKELFAAIDVLIEQNIQTKGEFYLADALQLMISNGTRFSAETATMWEDCGTAPALLRTNRYLLQHETGNVEQRDGAIIVPPVFIGEHVEIRNSIIGPYVSVADHSVIVDSIVRDSIINQGASIQSSTLEGSLIGEGAHIKGEFQHLNVGDSSVITFGSTIQ, encoded by the coding sequence ATGAATGTAATTATTCCTACCGCCGGTCTTGGAACCCGCCTGCGTCCACATACCCATACCCGTCCAAAGCCGTTGGTTCCGGTTGCAGGCAAGGCCGTAATTGGCCACCTGCTTGATAAACTCAAGGTGCTACCACTCGACGACGTGGTGTTTATTACCGGGTATTTGGGTACACAAATTGAGGAATATGTTCGCAAGAACTATAACTTCAAGAGCCATTTTGTTGAACAAACTGAGCTAAAAGGCCAAGCCCATGCAATTGCTTTGGCCCGCGAGATGGTCTCTGGCCCAACCTTGATTTTATTCGTCGATACGATTTTTGAAGCAAACCTGAATGTTTTGAACCAAACCGATGCCGACGGCGTGATCTATGTAAGCGAAGTTGAAGATCCCTCGCGCTTCGGGGTGGCATTGCTCGAAGATGGGATTATTACCAAGCTGGTGGAAAAACCCAGTACGCCAGTTTCCAACTTGGCCTTGATCGGCGCATACTATGTGCGTGAAGTCAAAGAATTGTTCGCAGCGATCGATGTGCTGATCGAGCAGAATATTCAAACTAAAGGCGAGTTTTATTTGGCTGATGCGCTCCAACTCATGATTAGCAATGGCACGCGATTTAGTGCCGAAACTGCAACCATGTGGGAAGATTGTGGCACAGCCCCCGCCTTGTTACGCACCAATCGCTATTTGTTGCAACATGAAACCGGCAACGTCGAACAACGTGATGGCGCAATTATCGTTCCGCCAGTCTTTATCGGCGAACATGTTGAGATTCGTAACTCAATTATTGGGCCATACGTCTCAGTTGCCGACCATAGCGTGATTGTTGATTCGATTGTGCGTGATTCGATTATCAATCAAGGAGCCAGCATTCAATCATCAACCTTGGAAGGCTCACTTATTGGTGAAGGAGCGCATATTAAAGGCGAATTCCAACACTTGAACGTCGGTGATTCATCAGTTATTACATTTGGTAGCACGATTCAGTAA